Proteins from a single region of Pseudomonas sp. 10S4:
- a CDS encoding phage holin family protein, with protein MTNEQQALAEMPIWLVIVLALVGGVSGEMWRADKDGARGWALLRRLALRSGACIVCGVSAMMLMIGAGMTIWTAGSLGCLTAMAGADVAIGLYERWAAKRLGVSEVPPASSEQG; from the coding sequence ATGACAAATGAGCAGCAAGCGCTGGCAGAGATGCCGATCTGGTTAGTGATCGTTCTGGCCTTGGTCGGCGGCGTATCCGGTGAGATGTGGCGAGCCGACAAGGATGGGGCTCGGGGCTGGGCGTTGTTACGGCGCCTGGCACTTCGGTCCGGTGCCTGCATTGTCTGCGGGGTGTCGGCGATGATGCTGATGATTGGGGCGGGCATGACGATCTGGACGGCCGGCAGCTTGGGTTGTCTGACCGCGATGGCCGGCGCCGATGTGGCCATCGGGCTTTACGAACGCTGGGCCGCCAAGCGGCTGGGCGTTTCCGAAGTGCCACCTGCTAGCAGCGAACAGGGGTGA
- a CDS encoding terminase small subunit, whose translation MTEPMYLSKSAFAARIGRAPSYITWLKNNNRLVLTADGKQVDVTASEALIRDTADPSKTAVADRHHQDRLQRDVYSQLSSQAEPTSMAAPPLAITPAGQLPDFQKARALREHNLAQLAEIELHKAKGSLVALAAVQTGAYNAGRMLRDQLLGMPPQLAPELASMTDPWEIEKHLTAAIRRSLEDAERMSSADLEHALTTS comes from the coding sequence ATGACAGAACCAATGTACCTGTCAAAGAGCGCCTTCGCGGCTCGGATCGGCAGGGCGCCCAGCTACATCACCTGGTTGAAAAACAACAACCGCCTGGTGCTGACCGCTGACGGTAAACAGGTCGATGTCACGGCCAGTGAAGCGTTGATTCGCGACACCGCTGACCCTAGCAAGACCGCCGTCGCTGACCGCCACCACCAAGACCGGCTTCAGCGTGACGTTTACAGCCAGCTATCCAGTCAGGCCGAGCCGACTTCAATGGCTGCGCCGCCGCTCGCGATCACCCCTGCGGGGCAGCTCCCCGACTTCCAGAAGGCCCGCGCACTGCGCGAGCACAACCTGGCACAGCTCGCCGAGATCGAGTTGCACAAGGCCAAGGGCTCGCTGGTGGCCTTGGCGGCGGTTCAGACCGGTGCCTACAACGCCGGTCGCATGCTGCGCGATCAACTGCTGGGGATGCCTCCGCAACTGGCTCCGGAACTGGCATCGATGACCGACCCCTGGGAAATCGAAAAGCACCTCACGGCGGCGATCCGCCGCTCGCTGGAAGACGCCGAACGCATGTCTTCAGCGGACCTTGAACACGCACTGACCACGAGTTAA